In Trifolium pratense cultivar HEN17-A07 linkage group LG7, ARS_RC_1.1, whole genome shotgun sequence, a genomic segment contains:
- the LOC123897757 gene encoding vacuolar protein-sorting-associated protein 36 isoform X1 codes for MELDSLVKQLSTTSRAKDLIMNPKDQNFVNDGSVSVNQNLSKKGKVVDAQPQQYKKQVRRRLHTTKPYQERLMNMAEARREIVTALKFHRASMKEASEQQKQQQQQQEFQEQLQRQRQSLSPQLSQHQSFEQDGRYNKSRRNHRIYPSCITNSSSYLNDFSYPSVQNSYTWPVASVSPIAPPTATTLFAENLNFILPNQPLGLNLNFHDFNNLEFSVHINNPSSSSSYSSGTSSSASQDVPSVVTSSQVEGFSIDSNATTHVNGGLHTVMDDEAMAEIKSLGDQYQMEWNDTMNLVKSACWVKYLKHMEHGAPEIKAENDAYLDFDQSLEFPAWLNANESCLELCSEDNFQDSTLPCMDIGDIDGMDDDWLA; via the coding sequence ATGGAATTAGATAGCCTAGTGAAACAACTAAGTACAACATCTAGAGCAAAAGACTTAATAATGAACCCAAAAGACCAAAACTTTGTGAATGATGGTAGTGTTTCTGTTAAtcaaaatttatcaaaaaaaggcAAAGTTGTTGATGCTCAACCAcaacaatataaaaaacaagttaGGAGAAGACTCCATACTACTAAGCCTTATCAAGAAAGGCTAATGAATATGGCAGAAGCTAGGAGAGAAATCGTCACCGCCTTGAAATTTCACAGGGCATCTATGAAAGAAGCAAGTGAACAACagaagcagcagcagcagcagcaagaATTTCAAGAACAGCTGCAAAGACAAAGACAATCACTATCCCCTCAGCTTTCACAGCACCAAAGTTTTGAGCAAGATGGTAGATATAATAAGTCTAGAAGAAATCATAGAATTTATCCATCATGCATAACCAATTCTTCAAGTTACTTGAATGATTTTTCATATCCTTCAGTTCAAAATTCTTACACTTGGCCTGTTGCTTCTGTTTCTCCGATTGCTCCACCAACAGCAACAACCCTTTTTGCCGAAAACCTTAATTTCATTCTTCCAAATCAGCCTTTAGGACTAAACCTCAATTTTCATGATTTCAATAACTTAGAATTTTCTGTTCACATTAATAACCCTTCCTCATCATCTTCTTATTCATCTGGAACATCGTCTTCGGCTTCACAAGATGTTCCTTCTGTTGTAACATCATCACAGGTAGAAGGTTTTTCTATTGATTCAAATGCTACAACTCATGTCAATGGAGGCTTACATACTGTCATGGATGATGAGGCTATGGCTGAGATAAAATCCTTAGGTGATCAATATCAAATGGAATGGAATGATACTATGAATTTGGTTAAATCAGCTTGTTGGGTTAAGTACTTAAAACATATGGAACATGGTGCACCTGAAATCAAGGCTGAAAATGATGCATACCTTGATTTTGATCAATCGTTGGAGTTTCCAGCTTGGTTGAATGCAAATGAAAGCTGTCTTGAGCTGTGCTCAGAAGATAATTTCCAAGATTCTACTTTACCTTG
- the LOC123897757 gene encoding vacuolar protein-sorting-associated protein 36 isoform X2 has protein sequence MELDSLVKQLSTTSRAKDLIMNPKDQNFVNDGSVSVNQNLSKKGKVVDAQPQQYKKQVRRRLHTTKPYQERLMNMAEARREIVTALKFHRASMKEASEQQKQQQQQQEFQEQLQRQRQSLSPQLSQHQSFEQDGRYNKSRRNHRIYPSCITNSSSYLNDFSYPSVQNSYTWPVASVSPIAPPTATTLFAENLNFILPNQPLGLNLNFHDFNNLEFSVHINNPSSSSSYSSGTSSSASQDVPSVVTSSQVEGFSIDSNATTHVNGGLHTVMDDEAMAEIKSLGDQYQMEWNDTMNLVKSACWVKYLKHMEHGAPEIKAENDAYLDFDQSLEFPAWLNANESCLELCSEDNFQDSTLP, from the exons ATGGAATTAGATAGCCTAGTGAAACAACTAAGTACAACATCTAGAGCAAAAGACTTAATAATGAACCCAAAAGACCAAAACTTTGTGAATGATGGTAGTGTTTCTGTTAAtcaaaatttatcaaaaaaaggcAAAGTTGTTGATGCTCAACCAcaacaatataaaaaacaagttaGGAGAAGACTCCATACTACTAAGCCTTATCAAGAAAGGCTAATGAATATGGCAGAAGCTAGGAGAGAAATCGTCACCGCCTTGAAATTTCACAGGGCATCTATGAAAGAAGCAAGTGAACAACagaagcagcagcagcagcagcaagaATTTCAAGAACAGCTGCAAAGACAAAGACAATCACTATCCCCTCAGCTTTCACAGCACCAAAGTTTTGAGCAAGATGGTAGATATAATAAGTCTAGAAGAAATCATAGAATTTATCCATCATGCATAACCAATTCTTCAAGTTACTTGAATGATTTTTCATATCCTTCAGTTCAAAATTCTTACACTTGGCCTGTTGCTTCTGTTTCTCCGATTGCTCCACCAACAGCAACAACCCTTTTTGCCGAAAACCTTAATTTCATTCTTCCAAATCAGCCTTTAGGACTAAACCTCAATTTTCATGATTTCAATAACTTAGAATTTTCTGTTCACATTAATAACCCTTCCTCATCATCTTCTTATTCATCTGGAACATCGTCTTCGGCTTCACAAGATGTTCCTTCTGTTGTAACATCATCACAGGTAGAAGGTTTTTCTATTGATTCAAATGCTACAACTCATGTCAATGGAGGCTTACATACTGTCATGGATGATGAGGCTATGGCTGAGATAAAATCCTTAGGTGATCAATATCAAATGGAATGGAATGATACTATGAATTTGGTTAAATCAGCTTGTTGGGTTAAGTACTTAAAACATATGGAACATGGTGCACCTGAAATCAAGGCTGAAAATGATGCATACCTTGATTTTGATCAATCGTTGGAGTTTCCAGCTTGGTTGAATGCAAATGAAAGCTGTCTTGAGCTGTGCTCAGAAGATAATTTCCAAGATTCTACTTTACCTTG A
- the LOC123897757 gene encoding vacuolar protein-sorting-associated protein 36 isoform X3: MELDSLVKQLSTTSRAKDLIMNPKDQNFVNDGSVSVNQNLSKKGKVVDAQPQQYKKQVRRRLHTTKPYQERLMNMAEARREIVTALKFHRASMKEASEQQKQQQQQQEFQEQLQRQRQSLSPQLSQHQSFEQDGRYNKSRRNHRIYPSCITNSSSYLNDFSYPSVQNSYTWPVASVSPIAPPTATTLFAENLNFILPNQPLGLNLNFHDFNNLEFSVHINNPSSSSSYSSGTSSSASQDVPSVVTSSQVEGFSIDSNATTHVNGGLHTVMDDEAMAEIKSLGDQYQMEWNDTMNLVKSACWVKYLKHMEHGAPEIKAENDAYLDFDQSLEFPAWLNANESCLELCSEDNFQDSTLP, from the coding sequence ATGGAATTAGATAGCCTAGTGAAACAACTAAGTACAACATCTAGAGCAAAAGACTTAATAATGAACCCAAAAGACCAAAACTTTGTGAATGATGGTAGTGTTTCTGTTAAtcaaaatttatcaaaaaaaggcAAAGTTGTTGATGCTCAACCAcaacaatataaaaaacaagttaGGAGAAGACTCCATACTACTAAGCCTTATCAAGAAAGGCTAATGAATATGGCAGAAGCTAGGAGAGAAATCGTCACCGCCTTGAAATTTCACAGGGCATCTATGAAAGAAGCAAGTGAACAACagaagcagcagcagcagcagcaagaATTTCAAGAACAGCTGCAAAGACAAAGACAATCACTATCCCCTCAGCTTTCACAGCACCAAAGTTTTGAGCAAGATGGTAGATATAATAAGTCTAGAAGAAATCATAGAATTTATCCATCATGCATAACCAATTCTTCAAGTTACTTGAATGATTTTTCATATCCTTCAGTTCAAAATTCTTACACTTGGCCTGTTGCTTCTGTTTCTCCGATTGCTCCACCAACAGCAACAACCCTTTTTGCCGAAAACCTTAATTTCATTCTTCCAAATCAGCCTTTAGGACTAAACCTCAATTTTCATGATTTCAATAACTTAGAATTTTCTGTTCACATTAATAACCCTTCCTCATCATCTTCTTATTCATCTGGAACATCGTCTTCGGCTTCACAAGATGTTCCTTCTGTTGTAACATCATCACAGGTAGAAGGTTTTTCTATTGATTCAAATGCTACAACTCATGTCAATGGAGGCTTACATACTGTCATGGATGATGAGGCTATGGCTGAGATAAAATCCTTAGGTGATCAATATCAAATGGAATGGAATGATACTATGAATTTGGTTAAATCAGCTTGTTGGGTTAAGTACTTAAAACATATGGAACATGGTGCACCTGAAATCAAGGCTGAAAATGATGCATACCTTGATTTTGATCAATCGTTGGAGTTTCCAGCTTGGTTGAATGCAAATGAAAGCTGTCTTGAGCTGTGCTCAGAAGATAATTTCCAAGATTCTACTTTACCTTG